A region of Patescibacteria group bacterium DNA encodes the following proteins:
- a CDS encoding ParB/RepB/Spo0J family partition protein, protein MSNGLGRGLGSLIPQKVKKMDALPDEGLSVVDITSEDDRGKVLEVNPDKIQVNPMQPRRQFADFNMDELVESIKEYGIIQPLVVTKKGDEYELIAGERRLRAAKNLGLKEVPVIVRDASSQRKLEMALVENLQREDLNPIEAALAYKKLADEFNLTQEEVAKRVGKSRSVISNCLRFLNLPEEVQQALVGGEISEGHAKYLIGLDGQAKQMALFKKILRHNLTVRDTDREAKKMGGTKQARVKIDYADKDREFSLREFFGAKTEIRRRGKGGLIVVSFFSDEELENIMGKIK, encoded by the coding sequence ATGTCTAACGGACTGGGACGGGGGCTTGGCTCCCTTATTCCGCAAAAAGTGAAAAAAATGGACGCCTTGCCCGACGAAGGCTTGAGCGTGGTTGATATTACTTCCGAAGACGACCGGGGAAAGGTGTTGGAAGTGAATCCGGATAAAATTCAAGTCAATCCGATGCAGCCCCGGAGGCAGTTTGCCGATTTCAATATGGATGAACTGGTCGAATCAATCAAGGAATATGGAATTATTCAGCCTTTGGTGGTTACCAAAAAAGGGGATGAGTATGAGCTAATCGCCGGAGAGCGGCGTTTGCGCGCGGCCAAAAATTTGGGCCTAAAAGAAGTGCCGGTGATTGTCCGCGACGCTTCCAGCCAGAGAAAATTGGAAATGGCTTTGGTGGAAAATCTGCAAAGAGAGGATTTGAACCCTATTGAGGCGGCTTTGGCCTACAAAAAATTAGCCGATGAGTTTAATCTAACCCAGGAAGAGGTGGCCAAGAGAGTAGGCAAATCCAGATCGGTCATAAGTAATTGCCTGCGTTTTCTTAATTTGCCGGAAGAAGTCCAGCAGGCTTTGGTAGGGGGAGAAATCAGCGAAGGCCATGCTAAATATTTAATCGGCCTTGACGGCCAGGCTAAGCAGATGGCTTTGTTTAAAAAAATTCTTCGCCATAATCTGACCGTGCGGGATACGGATAGAGAGGCCAAAAAAATGGGGGGAACCAAGCAGGCGCGGGTCAAAATTGATTATGCGGATAAAGACCGGGAGTTTTCCTTGCGGGAGTTTTTCGGAGCGAAAACGGAGATAAGGCGCCGGGGCAAAGGCGGATTAATTGTTGTTAGTTTTTTTAGCGATGAAGAACTGGAGAATATAATGGGAAAAATAAAATAA
- a CDS encoding AAA family ATPase: MGKIISIVNQKGGVGKTTTAVNLGAYLAALGKQVLLVDIDPQANATSGLGIDHKNLESGIYEAIIGAKPIFEITKRTLQDGYKIAPSTLALAGAGVELVNMENREYRLARILEHIKDEYDYIIIDGPPSLGLLTINSLVAADEILIPIQSEYYALEGVGQLLETIGLVQNNLKPELGIMGAIITMFDGRNRLSSSVMHELYQYFPNRVFRSVIPRSVKLAEAPSYGRSILHYDPGSRGGKAYERLAREVIDLEN; encoded by the coding sequence ATGGGAAAGATTATCTCCATCGTTAACCAGAAAGGCGGAGTGGGTAAAACTACTACGGCCGTAAATTTAGGCGCTTACTTGGCGGCTTTGGGTAAGCAGGTTTTGTTAGTGGATATTGATCCGCAGGCCAATGCCACTTCCGGCTTGGGGATTGACCACAAGAACCTGGAAAGCGGCATTTATGAAGCGATTATCGGGGCTAAACCAATATTTGAAATTACCAAAAGAACCTTGCAGGACGGGTACAAAATCGCCCCTTCAACTCTGGCTTTGGCCGGCGCCGGCGTGGAATTGGTTAATATGGAAAACCGGGAATACCGGCTGGCCCGAATCTTGGAACATATAAAAGACGAATATGATTATATAATAATTGACGGGCCGCCTTCCTTGGGGCTTTTGACTATAAACAGCTTGGTGGCGGCGGATGAAATTTTAATTCCGATTCAAAGCGAATATTACGCTTTGGAGGGCGTAGGCCAACTTTTAGAAACCATCGGCTTGGTGCAAAACAATTTAAAACCGGAATTAGGGATTATGGGCGCAATTATTACTATGTTTGACGGGCGAAATCGTCTTTCCTCTTCGGTTATGCATGAATTATACCAGTATTTTCCCAATCGTGTTTTCCGTTCGGTAATTCCCCGAAGCGTGAAATTGGCTGAAGCGCCGAGTTATGGCCGGTCAATCCTGCACTATGATCCGGGTTCGCGGGGCGGGAAGGCGTATGAAAGATTAGCCAGGGAAGTAATAGATTTAGAAAATTAA
- a CDS encoding lyase family protein — MKNLIMPGNPRYQPRVMAGIFGYDNLYKEAAGVEIATLMVLGEIGVIPSEEMAELQTDLIEKILAIPTTEVDRIEREITHHDVRAWVRAAQEIIRGGLKKWVHIPLTSYDPLDTGRMLQFQKAYDSVLRPSIKEVVFHFADLAEKFASQIQIGRTHGQHALPITVGFWLATILSRIVHNWEKIDYFSLALEGKISGAVGAHNAQIGLGFNRLCGEKTFEKLVLEKLNLPPARISNQILPPEPLAYFLFSCCMLSASLAQFGRDCRHLMRTEIAEVAEAFEATQVGSSTMAHKRNPINFENLEGMWIRTKNEFGKVLDTLISEHQRDLVGSSVVRDFPIIVINLQQQLNALLRPNNNGEPFISRITINGDACQKNFQMSADLILAEPLYIAIQMAGYQGDAHELVNRKLVSPAAERKVPLVEVLSELAEDDDGLKNVIGNIPEEVWDLLHYPERYTGDAAEKTGEIVQYARSKIKTL, encoded by the coding sequence ATGAAAAATTTAATCATGCCCGGAAACCCGAGATATCAGCCAAGGGTAATGGCAGGAATCTTCGGCTATGACAATCTTTACAAAGAAGCCGCTGGAGTGGAAATCGCCACCTTGATGGTTCTCGGAGAAATCGGGGTAATCCCGTCGGAAGAGATGGCCGAATTGCAAACGGATTTGATTGAAAAAATCCTCGCTATTCCGACAACCGAGGTTGACAGGATTGAAAGAGAAATAACTCACCATGATGTCAGAGCCTGGGTGAGAGCAGCTCAAGAAATAATCCGGGGCGGATTAAAAAAGTGGGTTCACATTCCCCTTACGAGTTATGATCCGCTGGACACGGGGCGTATGCTCCAATTCCAGAAAGCTTATGATTCTGTCCTCCGCCCGTCCATAAAAGAAGTCGTATTCCATTTTGCGGACTTGGCGGAAAAATTCGCGAGCCAAATCCAGATCGGCAGGACGCATGGGCAGCATGCTCTGCCCATAACGGTCGGATTTTGGCTGGCAACTATTTTAAGCCGGATTGTCCATAATTGGGAAAAAATTGATTATTTCAGTCTGGCTTTGGAGGGAAAAATTTCCGGAGCCGTCGGCGCTCATAACGCCCAGATCGGCCTCGGCTTCAATCGGCTTTGTGGTGAAAAAACTTTTGAAAAACTCGTGCTGGAAAAATTGAACCTGCCGCCGGCAAGAATCAGCAACCAGATATTACCGCCGGAACCGCTCGCTTATTTTCTTTTCTCCTGCTGTATGCTATCAGCTTCATTAGCCCAGTTCGGCAGGGATTGTCGGCATCTAATGAGAACCGAAATAGCCGAGGTCGCGGAAGCGTTTGAAGCCACCCAGGTCGGTTCTTCCACTATGGCCCACAAAAGAAACCCGATCAATTTCGAAAATCTGGAGGGTATGTGGATAAGAACGAAAAATGAGTTCGGCAAGGTCCTTGACACTTTGATAAGCGAGCATCAACGAGACCTTGTCGGCAGTTCCGTGGTCAGGGATTTCCCCATCATCGTAATCAATCTCCAGCAACAGCTCAATGCCCTTTTGCGGCCAAATAATAACGGGGAGCCTTTTATCAGCCGAATTACGATTAATGGCGACGCTTGTCAGAAAAATTTCCAGATGAGCGCCGATCTGATTTTGGCCGAACCTCTCTATATCGCCATTCAGATGGCCGGATATCAGGGGGACGCGCACGAATTGGTCAACCGGAAGCTGGTTTCGCCGGCGGCTGAAAGAAAAGTCCCTTTGGTTGAAGTTTTGAGCGAACTGGCGGAAGATGATGATGGTTTGAAGAATGTTATAGGCAACATTCCGGAAGAAGTCTGGGATCTCCTCCACTATCCGGAAAGATACACGGGCGATGCCGCAGAAAAAACTGGCGAAATCGTCCAATACGCCAGAAGCAAGATAAAAACCCTTTGA